The Acidobacteriota bacterium genome segment CTCCTGGCCATGGTCGTGGACTACACCAGGATGAGCTTCATCAGGGGCCGGTACAAGGCCCTCAAGGCGGAGACGGCCGAACAAAGAACGGCCATCGCCGGCTATGAAAAGTCCATCACCGAGCTCCAGGCCAAGATCTCCAGCCTCGAAAGCTATACCAAGAAGCTCAACGTCATGGCCGGACTGAAGTCGCCCGATGTCCTGACCGCTCCGGCCGGCGTCGGGGGCGGCGGCCCCGAGACGGACGATCCGGAGCCGGCCGGCGGGCCGAACCAGGTCCCGGCAATGAACGCCCCCCAGGCCATAAACCCGGGGACCATCCAGAACCTGAACCGGAAGGCCCAGAGCATCGAAAGCAACCTGAGCAGCCTGGTCAATTACTTCGAGAGCAACAACCTCCGCCTGGCCTCGACCCCTTCGATCATGCCGGTCGCGGGCTGGATCAGCTCGGTGTTCGGCCACCGGAACGACCCGTTCACGGGCGCCTGGGCCATGCATTGGGGGCTTGATATCTCCACGAACATGGGCAACCCCATCATGGCCACGGCCGAAGGCATAGTCATCAAGGTCGAGACGGACCGCTACCTGGGCAAGAACGTCACGATCAGCCACAGCAGCGGCTACTCGACCGTTTACGGCCACATGAGCGGCTTCGCCGTCAAGCCCGGCCAGAAGGTCAAGAGGCGGGATGTCATCGGCTACGTTGGCCAGACCGGCAAGGCGGCCGGTCCGCACGTCCATTATGAGGTCTGGAAGGACGGCAAGCGGATCGACCCCCGGAACTTCCTGCTCGAAGAATAGCTGCCCGTTCTCGCCTTAATCCCCTAATCTGGCTCCTGGAGCGATTCGTGCCCCCAGGGAAAAGGCATAGGCGGACATGACGTTCTTGCCCTCGGGCCGCAACTCCTCGACGAGATAGGCCGTCCCCGCGCCGCAGGCGACCTCGAGGCCGGCCTTGCCCGCCGCCAGGACGGTCCCGGGCGCGGCCCCGGCTTCAGCCGGCTGACGGTCCGGGGATCCGGCCGGCCGGCCGCTGACGATGCCCAGCCGCCTCATCCCGAAAAAGGTGAAGACGCCCGGCCGGCCGGTCAGGGCCCGGACCCTCCGGTCGACGGCCGCGGCCGTGTCCGCCCAGGCGATGCGGCCGTCCTCCTTGCGGAATTTCGGGGCCAGGGTGGCCAGGGCATGGTCCTGGGGGGCGCGCTCGACCCGGTCGATCCGGTCGAGGGTGGAGAGAAGAAGGCTCGCGCCCAGGACGGCCAGCCGGGCTTCCAGGCCCGCGGCGGTCTCGCGCGGCCCCACGGCCGCCGTCTCACGGGCCAGGATGTCGCCCTCGTCCATCCGGTCGTTGAGCTCGATGATGGTCACGCCGGATCCGGCATCGCCGTTTAGGACGGCCCATTGGACGGGCGCCGCGCCGCGGTACCGGGGCAGGAGCGAGAAATGGACGTTGATCGAGTGGTAGCGGGGGAAATAGTGGATGGCCCGGGGGATGATCTGGCCGTAGGCGACGACGACATTGACCTCCGGGGCGGCCGCTTGGATGCGCTCCAGGGCCGCCGCGTCCGACCGGATGCGGGCCGGTTCGATCGTCGGGATGCCCCGCTCCAGGGCGAACGATTTGACCGCCGAAGGCGCCGGCCGGAGGCCCCGGCCGGCGGGCTTATCGGGCTGGGTGACGGCCAGGGCGACGGTGTGGCCGGCCGAAAGAAGCGCCTCGAGGGAGGGAAGGGCCGAGGCGGGGCTTCCGAAGAAAACGATCCTCATGGGGTCATGGCGGAGGCCGCGCTCTTCTTGAGCTTCTTCCTGATCAGCGTCCGCTTCAGGGCCGAGAGCTTGTCGACGAACAGGATGCCGTCGAGATGGTCGATCTCATGGCAAAGGGCGCGGGCCAGAAGGTCCTCGCCCTCGACCTCGACCGTTTTCCCTGCCAGGTCGAGCCCGCGGGCCACGATCCGGTAGGGGCGGGCGACTTTCTCCTTGATGTCGGGGATCGAAAGGCAGCCTTCCTCGCCCAGGACCTCGCCCTCCTTCTCGATGATCTCGGGATTGAGAAGGATATGGAGGGCGTTCTTGTCCTCGCCCACGGAGACGTCGACGACGATGAGCCGCTTGCTGACCCCGACCTGGGGCGCGGCCAGGCCGACGCCCGGAGCGGCATGCAGGGTCTCGACCATGTCCCGGGCCAGGCGGACAAGCTCCTCGGTGACCGCGGAGACAGGCTCCGACTTCCGGGTCAGGATCGGATCGCCGATGATCAGGATCTCGCGCAGGGCCATCTTCGTTTTCCAGGCCTATTTTAACCGAAAACCGGCCTTCTCTGCAAAGCCGCGCCTTGACTCAGCTTATATGCAGCCGAACGGGAGCTTGTTGGATCAAACAAAATGTAACCGAGATCCCTGAGATAGAGGACGGTTACCGGAGGACATGGATATGGCCTCGCGGCAACAGTACCTTCGAAGAAGGGTGGACCGGGTCTTCGCGTGACGGAACGGACCAGGTCTTCGCAAAACGGAAGGCTTGCCGTTCTGCGAGGCCTGGTCCGCTCTGGGAGGGCCTGGTCCGCTCTGCGATAAAGAAAGGGGACATGTGCCTGAGGCACATGTCCCCCTGGAGAGCTCAGATGACGGCGGAGGGAGGCGCCGGTTCGTCGGCGGCTCCGGCGTTCTTGAGCGGGATACGGATGAGGTAGAGGGCGATCAGCGCCAGGACGGCCAGGCCGCCGACGTAGAGGTCGACGGCGCCGAAATATTTGCCGCCCTTGAACACCGTCGGGATGTCGACGTGGATTATGTTCTGCAGGAAGAAGAACTTCCAGGCCGCGCGGACCAGGCCCATCAGGCCCTCTCCGGCGATAAGACCGGCCGCGAGCAGGATGCCGACGTTGGTCGTCCGGGCCGTCTGCGCGGCGTTGAAATTCCGCTTGGCCATGGCCTTGTCGACCAGGCCCTTGATCATGCCGCCGACGAAGATGGCGAACGTCGTCTCGAGCGGCAGGTACATGCCGACCGCGACGAGCATGGGCGACTTGACCTGGACCAGGATGAAGGCGAAGCCCATGAGCATGCCGACGATGACGAGGGGCCAGGCCATCTCGCCGCCGACGATGCCCTTGGCCAGCGCGGCCATCAGGCCGGCCTGGGGCGCGGGCAGGTCCTTGCTGCCGAAGGTGAACGCGCCGTTGAGGAGCATCAGCGGGAAGTACATGACCAGGGCGGCGACGAGGATCCCGAAGATGTTGCCGATCTGCATCTTGTAGGGCGTGCCGCCCAGGATGTGCCCGACCTTGAGGTCCTGGAGCATCTCGCCGGCGACGGCCGAAGAGACGCAGACGACGGCGGCGACGCCGAGGACGGCGGCGACGCCCTCCGTCCCGGTGGCCCCGACGAGGACCATCAGCAGGGCGGCGATGATCAGGGTCGACAGGGTCAGCCCCGAGATGGGGTTGTTGGACGAGCCGATCGTCCCGACCAGGTTGCCGGAGACGGCGGCGAAGAAGAATCCGGCTATGGCCATGACCACCGCGGCCAACAGGGCCGAGCCGAACGACTTGGAGAAGGCCTGGTAGACGAAGACCATGAGGACGAAGGCCAGGGCCATGAGGGTCATGACGACCTTCGGGTTCAGGTCCTTCTCGATCCGGGAGACTACCTCGCCCTGGCCAGCGGCCTTCTTGACGTCGCCGATCGAGCGCTTGAGGCCGGCGGCCAGGTTCTTGCGCATCTTGTAGAGGGTGTAGCCGGCGCCGACGAGCATGCCGCCGACGGCGATCGGCCGGATGATGAACTTCCAGACGTTGGTGACCAGGTCGACCCAGCCGATGTCGGCCGCGGCCGCGCCGGGCCCGTAGAACATCGGGATGAGCTGCGGGCCGAGGAAGTACATCAGCAGCGGGGCGAACAGGCCCCAGGCCAGGAGGCCGCCGGCGAAGTTGAGGGCGGCCAGGCGCGGGCCGATGATGTAGCCGACGCCGATGTAGGCGGGGAAGATGCCCGGCCCGGAGACGGCCACGGTCCCGCCGGTGCCGAGCGTCGGCGAGTCCTTGGCGGCGCCCAGGCGGACGAAGCTCGAGCCGATCCTGCCGACCTTGAGGATGAAGTCCTTGCTGGCCGAGAAGATCTGGATGACGCCCAGGGAGTAGATGAGCGCGCCCAGGCCCATGGCCTGGAAGAGGTGCTTCGAGCCCTGGCTGCCCTTCTGGCCGGCCTTGTGGATCTCGGCCGCGGCGACGGACTCGGGGAAGACGAGGTCGGGATCGGTGACCATGACCCGGCGCAGGAAGGTGACGAAGAGGATGCCGAGCAGGCCGCCGACGAACATCAGGAGCGTCGACTTGATGTAGGCGTCGAGGGTGTTGAAATTGGCCCAGGCCCCGGAGATGACGAAGGCCGGGATGGTGAAGATGGCCCCGGCGGCGATCGATTCGCCGATGGAGCCGATCGTCCGGGCGATGTTCTCCTCGAGGATCGATCCCTTCATGATCCGCAGGACGGCCATGCCGATGACGGCGGCCGGGTAGGTGGCCGCGATGGTCATGCCCGCCCGGAGGCCAAGGTAGGCGTTGGCCGCGCCGAGGATGACGGTCAGGACGAGGCCGATCAGGACGGCCCGGAGGGTGAACTCCTTCTGGTCCGTTTTTTCGGGGACATAGGGCTGATAACTCAAGGGCGGACTCCTTTCGGAAGGTGGCGGGCCGCGCGCCGCGCGCGAACCCTGTACCTTCTTAATGGAAAATCGGCCCCAAAGTCAAGCCGGGAAACGCCTTCCGGGGGCCGTATTTGCTTCGGCCGGGGAAATGTGCTACAAAAGGCGGGACGGAGAGAAGCCGAACATGAGCGTTATCAGCTGGTTGAAAGACAGGCTCTTTTGCGACCTGGCCATCGACCTGGGCACGGCCAACACCCTGGTCTTCCTCAAGGGCAAGGGCATCATCGTCCAGGAGCCCTCGATCGTCGTAGTCAACAAGGGCACGGGCAAGGTCGAGGCCGTGGGGTCGCGGGCCAAGGAGATGCTCGGCAAGACCCCGACGAGCGTCGTGGCCATCAAGCCCATGCGCGACGGCGTCATCGCCGACTTCGAGATCGCCGAGAAGATGCTCGACTACTTCATCAAGAAGGCCATGAACAACCGCGGCTTCCTTCTCCGTCCGCGGATCGTCATCGGCATCCCGACCGGCATCACCCAGGTCGAGCGGCGGGCCGTCAAGGACGTGGCCATGCGGGCCAAGGCCTCGGAGGTTTATCTCATCGAGCAGCCCATGTCGGCCGCCATCGGCGCCGACCTGCCGATCTCCGAGCCGACCGGCAACATGATCGTCGACATCGGCGGCGGCACGACCGACATCGCCGTCATCTCCCTCGACGGCATCGTCTTCAACCACAGCATCCGCATCGCCGGCAACGAGATGGACGACGCCATCATCCATTACCTCAAGAAGAAGTACAACCTCCTCATCGGCGAGCGGACGGCCGAGATCGTCAAGATGCAGATCGGGTCGGCCTACCCGCTCGACGAGCCGATGACGATGGAGATCAAGGGCCGCGACCTCCGCGAGGGCATCCCCCGGACCATCGTCGTCGACGACCAGGAGATCCGCGAGGCGATCGAGGAGACCGTGGCCGCGATCGTCAACGCCATCCGCATCGCCCTGGAGCGGACGCCGCCGGAGCTGTCGGCCGACATCATCGACCGGGGCATCATCCTGACCGGCGGCGGCGCCCTGCTCAAGAACCTGGACAAGCGGATCCGCGAGGAGACGCAGCTGCCCGTCTTCATCACCGACGACCCGCTGACGACCGTCGTCCTGGGCGCGGGCAAGATGCTCGACGATCTCGAGCTCCTGAAAAAGATCTCGCTGATCTGAGGGACCAGGCCGCGGCTGTGCGAGAGGTTCCATGCCCCTTGGGGTGAAACGTCGAGGCGCGCTGGTCCTGCTGGGATTGACGGCCTTCCATGTCCTGCTCGTCTCCATCCAGGTGCCTCGGGGGGCCGAGAAATCGTACTTCGAGAGGGGCGTCTTCTTCCTGTTCGCCCCCGTCCAGCAGGCCGCGACCGGCGCGGTCCGCGGCCTCGGCTCGCTCTGGCGGAATTACTTCGACCTGCGCCGGGTCCGGGCCGAGAACAAGGCCCTCAAGCTGAAGAACTTCTTCCTGTCCCAGGACCTCCGCTTCCTCGAGGACCGCCTGAAGCTGGCCGGGTCCGAGGCCCAGGTCCGGGAGAGCCTGGCGGATTTCGAGGGCTCGATCGTCACGGCCCGGGTCATCGGGGTCGACAGCGTCAACCCCCACCAGTCCATCGTCATCAACAAGGGCAGCCTCGACGGCGTCGGCCGCGACATGGCCGTCTGCGACCGGACCGGGGCCCTGGTCGGCCGGACCATCCCGCCGATCGGCTTCAGGGAGGCCATGGTCCAGCTGATCACCGACAAGGACAGCAGCGTCAGCGTCAAGTCGGTCGTCACCGGCCTGACCGGGTCGGTGACGGGGCGGGCCGCCGCCCTCTGCGATCTACGCTATGTCCTGGCCAGCGTCGGCGGCGCGGACGCGAAGGGGGAGGAGGTCCGGACGACGGGCTTCGACAAGATCTACCCGGCCGGCCTCCCCGTCGGGGTCATCCAGTCGGTGGACCCGGACGTGGCTTCGCCGATCTTCCGCCGCATCGTCGTCGCGCCGTACTTCCGCTTCGACACGATCGACATCGTCGCGGTCCTGACCAGGCGCCCGGGAGGCGGGGGATGAGGGAGACCGCGGTCAAGGACATCCTGAGGGCCGTCCTGGCCACGGCCCTGGCCGTGTTCGTCTACTCCGTGGCCGGCGCCGGGGCGCCGGCCCTGCTCGTCGTCTTCAACGCCTTCTCCGTCGTCGTCCTGTACTTCGCCGTCCGCCGCGGCGAGATCTTCGGCGCCGTGCTGGGGACGATGGCCGGCCTGGTCCAGGACGCCTTCTCCCTCGGCGTCTTCGGCGTCGCCGGCCTGACCAAGACCCTGCTCGGCTTCTGGGCCGGATTCATCTCCCGGAGGATCGACGTCGCCTCGTTCGGCCGCAACATCCTGTTCACCTTCGCCCTGTCCTTTCTCGAGATGGCCCTGTGGGTGCTCCTCACGGCCGTCGTCCGGCTGAGATCGGTGAACCTCGAGGGCGGGCTCGTCGCCCTGCAGCCCGTCATCACCGCGGTCCTCGTGAGCGGCCTGCTTGCCCTCGATCGCCGGCAGGCGCGGACCCGGAGCTCCCGAGGCGCCTGATGTCGCAGGATCACATCTACGAGGACCTCTCGCTCGTCGTCCGCCGGTCCCGGACGGTCTTCTGGATCGTGGCCGGCCTGACCTTCTTCGCCCTGTCCTATTACTGGAAGCTCCAGATCCTGGATCACCGGAAATACGAGCAGATGGCCGAGGCCAACCGGAGCCGGATGCGGGTGCTGGCCGCGCCGCGGGGCCTCATCCGCGACCGGAACGGCGATATCCTGGCCGACAACGTGGCCTCGTTCGACATCGCCTTCGTTCGCGAGAACGTCAAGGACGAGGCCGCGGCTTACCCCGGGATCAGCCGCCTGCTGGGGATCGACGAGGCGACCCTGCGGGCCCGCATCGACATGCACCGCGACCTGCCGCTGTGGGAGCCGATCGTCATCGCCGACCGCCTGGGCCCCAACGACGTCGCGCCCGTCGAGAGCCGGCGGCTCGAGTTCCCCGAGCTCGTCGTCGAGGCCGAGCCGCGGCGGACCTACCCCGGCGGGACTCTGGCCGCCCACGTCCTGGGCTACCTCCAGGAGCCCACGGTCGACGAGATCCGGGCCCGCCCGGACCGGAAGTACCGGCCGGGGCAGATGGTCGGCAAGAGCGGCGTCGAGCGGGCATACGACGACGTCCTGAAGGGCCAGGACGGCTCCATCTACGAGATCGTGGACAGCCTCGGCCGGGTGATCGAGGAAGGCGGCCGCGTCTACCCGATCCAGGGGCACGACCTCAGGCTGACCATCGACCGCCGGCTCCAGGCCGAGGCCGAGCGGGCGCTCGAGGGCCGCGAAGGCGTCATCGTCGCCCTCGCGGCCGATACGGGGAACGTCCTGGCCCTGGCCAGCTCCCCGACCTTCGACCCGAACAAGTTCATCACCCGGTTCACCCCGCAGGAGTGGCTGGCGCTCCAGAGCGACCCGCTCTCGCCGCTGGAGAACCGGTCGATCCGCGGCCTCTATGCGCCGGGATCGATCTTCAAGCTGGTCATGGGCCTGGGCGGGCTCGGCCTCGGCTTCGTCACCCCGGACACGACGGTCTACTGCTCGGGCTCGGCCGAGATCTACGGGACGGTGCGCCACTGCTGGTTCGCGCCCGGGCACGGCTCCATGGATCTGGCCGACGCGATCAAGAATTCGTGCAACATCTACTTCTATTCGCTCGGCCGGCGCATGAGCATCGACCAGATCGCCCAGGCCGCCGGCCGCCTCGGCCTTGGCCGCCGGACGGGCCTGGACCTGCCCGGCGAAAAGGATGGCCTCGTCCCGAGCAGCGACTGGAAGAAGAAGGCCCTCAACGCACCCTGGTATCCCGGGGAGACCATCTCCGTGGCCATCGGCCAGGGCCAGCTCCAGGTGACGCCGATGCAGGTCGCCGCCATGACGGCCCGGATCGCCGGCCGGGGCAGGCCGGTCCGGCCCCGGCTCGTCGAAACCGGCCCGCCCGGGCCCGCCGAGGGGGAGCCCGCGCCGCCCGGGCCCGGCGATCCGCCGGCGTTCTCCCCGGCGACCTACGAGGCCGTCATCGCCGGCATGTGGAAGTCGGTCAACGACGGCGGCACGGGCCAGGGGGCCCGCGTCGCCGATTTCGACGTCTGCGGCAAGACGGGCTCGACCCAGACAATGAGCCGCGAGAACGCCGAGCGGCTGGCCCGGGCCGGCCACCCAGTCAAGACCCATTCCTGGTTCTCCGGCTTCGCTCCCCGGGTCAACCCGAAGATCGTGGTGACCGTCCTGGTCGAGTTCGGCGGCGGCGGCGGGGCGACGGCCGCTCCGGTAGCTGGCCGGATCTTCGACGTCTTCAAGCATGAGGCGGCCGGGCAATGATCATGATCGACCGGCGGCTCGTCCGCGAAATCGACTGGGTGCTCCTGGCGCTCGTCCTCGCCCAGTCGCTCATCGGCGCCGCCTTCATCTACAGCTCGTCCCATTTCCTGCCGGGCGCCTACTCCGTGCGCCAGCTCATCTGGATCGGCATCTCGCTCCTGGCCCTCTTCCTCGTCCTGGCCGTCGACTACAAGTTCTTCGTCGCGCTCTCCGGCTATTTCTACGGGCTCGTCATCCTGCTCCTGGCCGCGATGCTGGTGTTCGCCCGGCTGGTGGCCGGCACCCGGAGCTGGCTGACCTTCGGGCTGATGCAGCTCCAGCCCTCGGAGCTGGCCAAGATCGTCATGATCCTTGTCTTCGCCCGGATCTTCGCCGAATACAAGAGCCCGTATCTGACGACGCACCACACCCTCGGGGCGCTCCTCGTCGCCGGCGTGCCCCTCCTGCTCATCGTCGCCCAGCCCGACCTGGGCACGGCCATGACCTTCCTGGCCATCATCGGCGGATCGTTCATCCTGGCCGGGCTGAAGCGCAAGACGATCATCCTGCTGGTCGTCGCCGCCCTGGCCCTGGGCATCGGCGGCTGGAACCTCGGCCTCAAGGACTACCAGAAGAAGCGGGTCACGACCCTGATCAACCCGGCCGGCGACCCGCGCGGCTCGGGCTACCAGGTCAACCAGTCGAAGATCGCCATCGGCTCCGGCGGCCTGGCCGGCAAGGGCTTCACCCGGGGCACGCAGAGCCGGCTCCGGTTCCTGCCGGCCCGGCACACGGACTTCATCTTCTCCGTCATCGGCGAGGAGACGGGCTTCATCGGCGTCCTGGCCGTCATGGCCCTCTATTTCGCCATGCTGGCCCGGATGTTCCTGGCCGTGCCCAAGGCCCGCGACCGGGCCGGGGTCTACATCGTCTTCACGGCCTCGCTCCTCATCGCCTTCCAATTCCTGGTCAACGTCCTCATGATCGTCGGGCTCTTCCCGGTCGTCGGGATCACCCTGCCGTTCCTGAGCTACGGCGGATCGTCGCTCCTGACGAGCTATGTCGCCGTCGGGCTGGTCCTGAACGTCCGGATGAGGCGGTTCGCCAATGTCTGACCGGGCCCCCCTGGGGGGCGTCCTGGCCCGGGTCGAGAAGCCGGGCCGCTATGTCGGCGGCGAATGGAACGAGATCCGCAAGAACCCGGCCCGGGTCCGGACCAAGATCGTCCTGGCCTTCCCCGACGTCTACGAGATCGGCATGTCCTATCTCGGCCAGAAGATCCTGTACGCCCGGCTCAACAAGGACCGGGACGTCCTGGCCGAGCGGGTCTTCGCGCCGTGGCCGGACCTCGAGCGGGAGCTGCGGGGGGCCGGGCTGCCTCTGGCCAGCCTGGAGAACGGCCTTCCCCTGCGCGACTTCGACATCGTCGGCTTCTCGCTGCTCTACGAGCTCAACTATTCCAACGTCCTGACCATCCTCGACCTCGGCGGCATCCCCCTGACCGCCGCGGAGAGGGGAGAGGGCGACCCGCTGGTCATCGCCGGCGGGCCGGCCGCCTTCAATCCCGAGCCGGTCGCGGACCTCTTCGACCTCATCTTCATCGGCGACGGCGAAGAGGGCTTCCCCGAGATCGTCGGGGCCGCCGCGGACATGAAGCGGCGGAACCTGCCGCGCCGGGAGCGCCTGCGCGAGCTGGCCCGGATCGCGGGCGCCTACGTCCCATCCCTCTACCGGGCCGAGGCGGCTGAGGGTTCTCGGCTGGCCGTGCCCCGGCCCGGGGCCGGCGCCCCGGCGGCGGTCCGCAAGCGCCTGGCCCGGGATTTCGCCCGGTCGCCGTTCCCGGAGAAGATCGTGGTGCCCGGCCTGCGGGTCGTCTTCGACCGGGTGGCCATCGAGGCGGCCCGGGGCTGCCCGCAGAGCTGCCGCTTCTGCCAGGCTTCGACGCTCTACTTCCCGCACCGTCCCAA includes the following:
- a CDS encoding rod shape-determining protein, giving the protein MSVISWLKDRLFCDLAIDLGTANTLVFLKGKGIIVQEPSIVVVNKGTGKVEAVGSRAKEMLGKTPTSVVAIKPMRDGVIADFEIAEKMLDYFIKKAMNNRGFLLRPRIVIGIPTGITQVERRAVKDVAMRAKASEVYLIEQPMSAAIGADLPISEPTGNMIVDIGGGTTDIAVISLDGIVFNHSIRIAGNEMDDAIIHYLKKKYNLLIGERTAEIVKMQIGSAYPLDEPMTMEIKGRDLREGIPRTIVVDDQEIREAIEETVAAIVNAIRIALERTPPELSADIIDRGIILTGGGALLKNLDKRIREETQLPVFITDDPLTTVVLGAGKMLDDLELLKKISLI
- the mreD gene encoding rod shape-determining protein MreD, which gives rise to MRETAVKDILRAVLATALAVFVYSVAGAGAPALLVVFNAFSVVVLYFAVRRGEIFGAVLGTMAGLVQDAFSLGVFGVAGLTKTLLGFWAGFISRRIDVASFGRNILFTFALSFLEMALWVLLTAVVRLRSVNLEGGLVALQPVITAVLVSGLLALDRRQARTRSSRGA
- the fmt gene encoding methionyl-tRNA formyltransferase, which gives rise to MRIVFFGSPASALPSLEALLSAGHTVALAVTQPDKPAGRGLRPAPSAVKSFALERGIPTIEPARIRSDAAALERIQAAAPEVNVVVAYGQIIPRAIHYFPRYHSINVHFSLLPRYRGAAPVQWAVLNGDAGSGVTIIELNDRMDEGDILARETAAVGPRETAAGLEARLAVLGASLLLSTLDRIDRVERAPQDHALATLAPKFRKEDGRIAWADTAAAVDRRVRALTGRPGVFTFFGMRRLGIVSGRPAGSPDRQPAEAGAAPGTVLAAGKAGLEVACGAGTAYLVEELRPEGKNVMSAYAFSLGARIAPGARLGD
- the def gene encoding peptide deformylase, which codes for MALREILIIGDPILTRKSEPVSAVTEELVRLARDMVETLHAAPGVGLAAPQVGVSKRLIVVDVSVGEDKNALHILLNPEIIEKEGEVLGEEGCLSIPDIKEKVARPYRIVARGLDLAGKTVEVEGEDLLARALCHEIDHLDGILFVDKLSALKRTLIRKKLKKSAASAMTP
- a CDS encoding oligopeptide transporter, OPT family; its protein translation is MSYQPYVPEKTDQKEFTLRAVLIGLVLTVILGAANAYLGLRAGMTIAATYPAAVIGMAVLRIMKGSILEENIARTIGSIGESIAAGAIFTIPAFVISGAWANFNTLDAYIKSTLLMFVGGLLGILFVTFLRRVMVTDPDLVFPESVAAAEIHKAGQKGSQGSKHLFQAMGLGALIYSLGVIQIFSASKDFILKVGRIGSSFVRLGAAKDSPTLGTGGTVAVSGPGIFPAYIGVGYIIGPRLAALNFAGGLLAWGLFAPLLMYFLGPQLIPMFYGPGAAAADIGWVDLVTNVWKFIIRPIAVGGMLVGAGYTLYKMRKNLAAGLKRSIGDVKKAAGQGEVVSRIEKDLNPKVVMTLMALAFVLMVFVYQAFSKSFGSALLAAVVMAIAGFFFAAVSGNLVGTIGSSNNPISGLTLSTLIIAALLMVLVGATGTEGVAAVLGVAAVVCVSSAVAGEMLQDLKVGHILGGTPYKMQIGNIFGILVAALVMYFPLMLLNGAFTFGSKDLPAPQAGLMAALAKGIVGGEMAWPLVIVGMLMGFAFILVQVKSPMLVAVGMYLPLETTFAIFVGGMIKGLVDKAMAKRNFNAAQTARTTNVGILLAAGLIAGEGLMGLVRAAWKFFFLQNIIHVDIPTVFKGGKYFGAVDLYVGGLAVLALIALYLIRIPLKNAGAADEPAPPSAVI
- a CDS encoding M23 family metallopeptidase; this encodes MPNKHLSVIIVPHTKTSTRTLCFSRKRLKFMGIGGVVMAVALLAMVVDYTRMSFIRGRYKALKAETAEQRTAIAGYEKSITELQAKISSLESYTKKLNVMAGLKSPDVLTAPAGVGGGGPETDDPEPAGGPNQVPAMNAPQAINPGTIQNLNRKAQSIESNLSSLVNYFESNNLRLASTPSIMPVAGWISSVFGHRNDPFTGAWAMHWGLDISTNMGNPIMATAEGIVIKVETDRYLGKNVTISHSSGYSTVYGHMSGFAVKPGQKVKRRDVIGYVGQTGKAAGPHVHYEVWKDGKRIDPRNFLLEE
- the rodA gene encoding rod shape-determining protein RodA: MIMIDRRLVREIDWVLLALVLAQSLIGAAFIYSSSHFLPGAYSVRQLIWIGISLLALFLVLAVDYKFFVALSGYFYGLVILLLAAMLVFARLVAGTRSWLTFGLMQLQPSELAKIVMILVFARIFAEYKSPYLTTHHTLGALLVAGVPLLLIVAQPDLGTAMTFLAIIGGSFILAGLKRKTIILLVVAALALGIGGWNLGLKDYQKKRVTTLINPAGDPRGSGYQVNQSKIAIGSGGLAGKGFTRGTQSRLRFLPARHTDFIFSVIGEETGFIGVLAVMALYFAMLARMFLAVPKARDRAGVYIVFTASLLIAFQFLVNVLMIVGLFPVVGITLPFLSYGGSSLLTSYVAVGLVLNVRMRRFANV
- the mrdA gene encoding penicillin-binding protein 2; translated protein: MSQDHIYEDLSLVVRRSRTVFWIVAGLTFFALSYYWKLQILDHRKYEQMAEANRSRMRVLAAPRGLIRDRNGDILADNVASFDIAFVRENVKDEAAAYPGISRLLGIDEATLRARIDMHRDLPLWEPIVIADRLGPNDVAPVESRRLEFPELVVEAEPRRTYPGGTLAAHVLGYLQEPTVDEIRARPDRKYRPGQMVGKSGVERAYDDVLKGQDGSIYEIVDSLGRVIEEGGRVYPIQGHDLRLTIDRRLQAEAERALEGREGVIVALAADTGNVLALASSPTFDPNKFITRFTPQEWLALQSDPLSPLENRSIRGLYAPGSIFKLVMGLGGLGLGFVTPDTTVYCSGSAEIYGTVRHCWFAPGHGSMDLADAIKNSCNIYFYSLGRRMSIDQIAQAAGRLGLGRRTGLDLPGEKDGLVPSSDWKKKALNAPWYPGETISVAIGQGQLQVTPMQVAAMTARIAGRGRPVRPRLVETGPPGPAEGEPAPPGPGDPPAFSPATYEAVIAGMWKSVNDGGTGQGARVADFDVCGKTGSTQTMSRENAERLARAGHPVKTHSWFSGFAPRVNPKIVVTVLVEFGGGGGATAAPVAGRIFDVFKHEAAGQ
- the mreC gene encoding rod shape-determining protein MreC; the encoded protein is MKRRGALVLLGLTAFHVLLVSIQVPRGAEKSYFERGVFFLFAPVQQAATGAVRGLGSLWRNYFDLRRVRAENKALKLKNFFLSQDLRFLEDRLKLAGSEAQVRESLADFEGSIVTARVIGVDSVNPHQSIVINKGSLDGVGRDMAVCDRTGALVGRTIPPIGFREAMVQLITDKDSSVSVKSVVTGLTGSVTGRAAALCDLRYVLASVGGADAKGEEVRTTGFDKIYPAGLPVGVIQSVDPDVASPIFRRIVVAPYFRFDTIDIVAVLTRRPGGGG